Proteins from a single region of Pungitius pungitius chromosome 4, fPunPun2.1, whole genome shotgun sequence:
- the plekha7b gene encoding pleckstrin homology domain-containing family A member 7 isoform X4: MAAPLGRDTLPDHWSYGVCRDGRVFFINDKSHSTTWLHPHTGEPVNSGHMIRSDLPRGWEEGFTDEGASYFINHSLRATSFRHPVTGQISPENTEYTLQDRIEARMSKSAANQRSPSMVTESSKAVTSAAADANSGTKGCRGTGKVHSFGKRDHAIKRNLNVPVVVRGWLYKQDSSGMRLWKRKWFVLSDYCLFYYKDSREETVLGSIPLPSYVIAPVEPDDHINRKYAFKASHTGMRSYIYNKNSVIGSQAEHCGMRTYFFSADTQEDMNGWIRAMNQAALMQQSHTIKREVENPKKTVQKAPPQTSHVHIHQNSCQSESLCRTEKPPYNSIRPAHREEVRYGLEIEGKPNHSAAEGRAQRLSPDCVDDGTHKNGQPTVIEVALPPEQNGNLVRQRGFVSHVDTERHVQRKNTLAKVEKWVNVQKGDPLKSAPSAEYDLPRGTPPLKPKACTEADAAYQSLPKSPRLPPGCASPPASCKLPSDYKYAHDRLSHFRMSTDERMATKEGMVWQLYEWQQRQQFRHGSPTAPIYTGPNFTDSSSFRVTVEMPRSISVPPSPCEVPPSVPASFKPLSPRRPHTPSDRRTIRPLDEVAHEDSTRSSSPGHICAHLSQTSQIERRSMPAMGYITHTVSAPSLHGKTPEELTLLLIQLRRHQAKMVGVHSPCDAFVHLQRHQHSGLLGPSMQVTGRESLKTERPAKPVKIAESDADVKLSQLCEQDKILQELEAGIRSLKEDKDKLESVLDVSHQQMEQYRDQPAHAEKIAFQQKLLQEDVVHIRAEISQVSTEMENAWNEYSRLERDVDWLKSALQGQMNRSNLSQQDKVQIRKELWRIEDVIAGLSTSKANYKVTISSVTNPERKFVPSVSASSVPSVPGSPSSVEMRLSQHQQHSPHLSPSSHSATLSSGPSQQPSHPWVDATISSGLKWGGDDVPPRPPLPQLYNPDEHPPAVPPLPRETTVIRHTSVRGLKRQSDERKRDREVGQFTNGDCKVEFRPFLSDPELMGAGDGASHISIVTSGHDGYQTLPSRGVAGSSLRLNQSSGISSYVTLRRAASAVGMKERPKSALERLYSGDSAQQQQQRGKMSADEQLERMKRHQKALVRQRKRTLSQGDRHASPSPRTSSSSSRPLSADLGSWKREQEFDLQLLERAVQGEEAQVVRSVQGEETAPEHRERPRSRSDEWLTLRSTTPPSHEVDLEPLDFDLDLNKELAKPPKVLIPERYVDSEPEEPLSPQELEDRHRKVERIKSILAKSSVQNLTPGVTLDKPEVGLVALDSALQEQERIITMSYALASEASLKSKLVTVLPQANIPTPPPPPPPPLPPLPPVSLAPPSPLSNGIHYTFV, from the exons CCACAGCCTGAGGGCTACATCATTTCGACACCCTGTAACCGGACAAATATCCCcagaaaatacagaatacaCACTACAAGACAg GATAGAAGCTCGCATGTCCAAGTCAGCGGCCAATCAGAGATCCCCGAGCATGGTCACAGAGTCCTCCAAGGCTGTGAcctcagctgcagcagatgcCAACTCAGGGACAAAG GGATGCAGAGGTACAGGGAAAGTGCACAGTTTTGGCAAGAGGGATCATGCTATTAAAAGGAACCTCAATGTCCCAGTGGTGGTGAGAGGCTGGCTCTATAAACAG GACAGCTCCGGAATGCGACTGTGGAAAAGGAAGTGGTTTGTTTTGTCGGACTACTGCTTGTTTTACTACAAAG acagcagagaggagaccGTGCTCGGTAGCATCCCTCTGCCCAGTTATGTCATTGCACCAGTTGAGCCTGATGACCACATAAACCGCAAATACGCTTTCAAG GCGAGCCATACAGGGATGCGCTCCTACATTTACAATAAGAACTCTGTGATTGGCTCTCAGGCAGAACACTGCGGGATGCGGACATATTTCTTCAGTGCGGACACACAGGAGGACATGAATGGCTGGATCCGGGCCATGAACCAGGCTGCGCTGATGCAGCAGAGTCACACTATAAAGAG AGAGGTGGAGAATCCAAAGAAGACTGTGCAGAAGGCTCCGCCACAGACCAGCCATGTCCACATCCACCAGAACTCATGTCAATCAGAAAGCCTTTGCAGGACAGAAAAACCTCCGTATAATAGTATCCGACCGGCCCATAGGGAGGAGGTGAGGTATGGATTAGAGATCGAAGGGAAACCCAACCACTCAGCAGCAGAGGGAAGAGCACAGAGACTCTCCCCAGACTGTGTTGATGATGGCACCCACAAGAACGGACAGCCAACCGTCATCGAAGTGGCTCTGCCACCAGAACAGAATGGAAACCTCGTCCGTCAGAGGGGCTTCGTTTCACACGTGGACACTGAGAGACATGTGCAGAGGAAGAATACGCTGGCAAAGGTGGAGAAGTGGGTCAATGTTCAAAAAGGGGACCCACTAAAGAG TGCTCCGTCTGCCGAGTACGACCTCCCTCGGGGGACTCCTCCATTAAAGCCCAAAGCCTGTACAGAGGCGGATGCGGCCTATCAGTCGTTGCCAAAGTCTCCCCGTCTCCCGCCTGGCTGCGCTTCTCCTCCAGCGTCATGCAAATTGCCGAGTGACTACAAGTACGCCCATGACCGGCTCAGCCACTTCCGCATGTCCACCGACGAGCGCATGGCCACCAAGGAGGGGATGGTGTGGCAGCTGTACGAgtggcagcagcggcagcagttCCGTCATGGCAGCCCCACCGCTCCTATCTACACCGGCCCCAACTTCACGGACTCCTCGTCTTTCAGGGTGACTGTGGAGATGCCCCGATCCAtctctgtccctccgtccccGTGTGAAGTTCCGCCGTCGGTCCCCGCCTCCTTCAAACCCCTGTCCCCTCGCCGGCCACACACTCCCTCAGACAGACGCACGATCAGGCCCTTGGATGAAGTGGCCCATGAGGACAGCACAAGATCCAGCTCTCCCGGACATATTTGTGCCCATCTTTCCCAG ACTTCCCAAATAGAGAGAAGGTCCATGCCAGCCATGGGctacatcacacacactgtcagtgCACCCAGCTTGCATGGCAAAACG CCAGAGGAGCTGACCCTGCTCCTCATTCAGCTTCGAAGGCACCAGGCTAAGATGGTCGGTGTGCATAGCCCCTGCGATGCATTCGTTCACCTTCAGCGCCACCAGCACAGCGGCCTTCTAGGCCCCAGCATGCAG GTTACTGGACGTGAAAgtttaaaaacagaaagaccAGCAAAGCCCGTGAAAATAGCAGAAAGTGATGCTGAT GTGAAATTAAGTCAATTGTGTGAACAAGACAAGATTCTACAGGAGCTGGAAGCCGGGATACGCTCTTTGAAGGAGgacaag GACAAGCTAGAGTCTGTGCTGGATGTCTCccaccagcagatggagcagTACAGAGATCAGCCGGCCCATGCTGAGAAGATTGCCTTTCAGCAGAAATTACTTCAAGAGGATGTGGTGCACATCAGGGCTGAGATATCTCAAGTGTCCACA gagATGGAGAACGCGTGGAATGAGTACAGCCGACTGGAGAGAGATGTGGACTGGCTGAAGTCGGCCCTGCAGGGACAGATGAACCGCAGCAATCTCTCTCAG CAAGATAAAGTCCAGATCAGAAAAGAGCTGTGGAGGATTGAGGATGTTATTGCAGGCCTCAGCACCAGTAAAGCCAACTACAAAGTCACTATCTCCTCTGTCACCAACCCAG AGAGGAAGTTTGTGCCTTCAGTGTCGGCGTCGTCAGTGCCTTCTGTGCCTGGGAGCCCGTCTTCTGTGGAGATGAGACTGTCTCAGCATCAGCAGCACAGCCCTCACCTCAGCCCCAGTAGCCACAGCGCCACCCTTTCCTCCGGCCCCAGCCAGCAGCCCTCCCATCCCTGGGTGGATGCAACCATCTCTAGTGGTCTTAAATGG GGTGGGGATGATGTGCCACCTAGACCTCCTCTACCTCAGCTTTACAATCCTGATGAGCATCCCCCAGCTGTGCCCCCGTTGCCCCGGGAGACAACAGTGATCAGACACACTTCTGTGCGTGGCCTAAAACGACAGTCAGATGAACGCAAAAGGGACAGAGAGGTTGGCCAGTTCACTAATGGAGACTGTAAG GTGGAGTTTAGGCCTTTCCTGAGTGATCCAGAGCTTATGGGGGCTGGAGATGGCGCCAGCCACATCAGCATAGTCACATCTGGACATGATGGTTACCAGACATTACCTAGCAGAG GAGTGGCTGGCTCCTCGCTGAGGCTAAATCAGTCCTCGGGCATCTCCTCGTATGTGACCCTCCGGAGAGCAGCCTCCGCTGTCGGCATGAAG GAGAGACCAAAAAGTGCCTTGGAGCGCCTGTACTCCGGGGActcggcgcagcagcagcagcagagggggaAGATGAGTGCTGATGAGCAGctggagaggatgaagaggcaCCAGAAGGCCCTCGTTCGCCAGCGCAAACGCACCCTGAGCCAGGGAGACCGCCACGCCTCTCCCTCGCCGCgcacttcttcctcctcctcgcgccCACTTTCCGCAGACCTGGGATCA tggaAGCGAGAGCAGGAGTTTGACCTGCAGTTGCTGGAGAGGGCTGTTCAAGGTGAGGAAGCACAGGTAGTTAGGAGCGTTCAGGGGGAGGAAACGGCTCCCGAGCACAGGGAGAGGCCTCGTTCCCGCTCTGACGAATGGCTGACCCTACGCTCCACAACACCCCCCTCCCATGAGGTTGACTTGGAGCCATTGGACTTTGACCTGGACCTTAACAAAGAG CTTGCCAAGCCTCCGAAGGTATTGATCCCAGAGCGCTACGTGGATTCAGAGCCTGAGGAGCCTCTCAGTCCGCAGGAGCTGGAGGATCGTCACCGTAAGGTGGAGCGAATCAAGAGCATCTTGGCAAAGTCCAG TGTGCAAAACCTGACACCCGGAGTGACTTTGGATAAGCCAGAGGTCGGGCTTGTGGCACTCGACTCAGCTctgcaggagcaggagaggatcATCACCATGTCCTATGCTCTCGCCTCGGAAGCTTCGCTTAAGAGCAAATTAGTCACAG TTCTACCACAGGCTAACatccccactcctcctcctcctccgcctccccctcttcctcctcttcctcctgtttcTCTGgcacctccctctcctctaAGCAACGGAATCCACTACACGTTTGTCTAA
- the plekha7b gene encoding pleckstrin homology domain-containing family A member 7 isoform X8, translated as MAAPLGRDTLPDHWSYGVCRDGRVFFINDKSHSTTWLHPHTGEPVNSGHMIRSDLPRGWEEGFTDEGASYFINHSLRATSFRHPVTGQISPENTEYTLQDRIEARMSKSAANQRSPSMVTESSKAVTSAAADANSGTKGCRGTGKVHSFGKRDHAIKRNLNVPVVVRGWLYKQDSSGMRLWKRKWFVLSDYCLFYYKDSREETVLGSIPLPSYVIAPVEPDDHINRKYAFKASHTGMRSYIYNKNSVIGSQAEHCGMRTYFFSADTQEDMNGWIRAMNQAALMQQSHTIKREVENPKKTVQKAPPQTSHVHIHQNSCQSESLCRTEKPPYNSIRPAHREEVRYGLEIEGKPNHSAAEGRAQRLSPDCVDDGTHKNGQPTVIEVALPPEQNGNLVRQRGFVSHVDTERHVQRKNTLAKVEKWVNVQKGDPLKSAPSAEYDLPRGTPPLKPKACTEADAAYQSLPKSPRLPPGCASPPASCKLPSDYKYAHDRLSHFRMSTDERMATKEGMVWQLYEWQQRQQFRHGSPTAPIYTGPNFTDSSSFRVTVEMPRSISVPPSPCEVPPSVPASFKPLSPRRPHTPSDRRTIRPLDEVAHEDSTRSSSPGHICAHLSQTSQIERRSMPAMGYITHTVSAPSLHGKTADDTYIQLKKDLEYLDLKVTGRESLKTERPAKPVKIAESDADVKLSQLCEQDKILQELEAGIRSLKEDKDKLESVLDVSHQQMEQYRDQPAHAEKIAFQQKLLQEDVVHIRAEISQVSTEMENAWNEYSRLERDVDWLKSALQGQMNRSNLSQQDKVQIRKELWRIEDVIAGLSTSKANYKVTISSVTNPERKFVPSVSASSVPSVPGSPSSVEMRLSQHQQHSPHLSPSSHSATLSSGPSQQPSHPWVDATISSGLKWGGDDVPPRPPLPQLYNPDEHPPAVPPLPRETTVIRHTSVRGLKRQSDERKRDREVGQFTNGDCKVEFRPFLSDPELMGAGDGASHISIVTSGHDGYQTLPSRGVAGSSLRLNQSSGISSYVTLRRAASAVGMKERPKSALERLYSGDSAQQQQQRGKMSADEQLERMKRHQKALVRQRKRTLSQGDRHASPSPRTSSSSSRPLSADLGSWKREQEFDLQLLERAVQGEEAQVVRSVQGEETAPEHRERPRSRSDEWLTLRSTTPPSHEVDLEPLDFDLDLNKELAKPPKVLIPERYVDSEPEEPLSPQELEDRHRKVERIKSILAKSSVQNLTPGVTLDKPEVGLVALDSALQEQERIITMSYALASEASLKSKLVTVLPQANIPTPPPPPPPPLPPLPPVSLAPPSPLSNGIHYTFV; from the exons CCACAGCCTGAGGGCTACATCATTTCGACACCCTGTAACCGGACAAATATCCCcagaaaatacagaatacaCACTACAAGACAg GATAGAAGCTCGCATGTCCAAGTCAGCGGCCAATCAGAGATCCCCGAGCATGGTCACAGAGTCCTCCAAGGCTGTGAcctcagctgcagcagatgcCAACTCAGGGACAAAG GGATGCAGAGGTACAGGGAAAGTGCACAGTTTTGGCAAGAGGGATCATGCTATTAAAAGGAACCTCAATGTCCCAGTGGTGGTGAGAGGCTGGCTCTATAAACAG GACAGCTCCGGAATGCGACTGTGGAAAAGGAAGTGGTTTGTTTTGTCGGACTACTGCTTGTTTTACTACAAAG acagcagagaggagaccGTGCTCGGTAGCATCCCTCTGCCCAGTTATGTCATTGCACCAGTTGAGCCTGATGACCACATAAACCGCAAATACGCTTTCAAG GCGAGCCATACAGGGATGCGCTCCTACATTTACAATAAGAACTCTGTGATTGGCTCTCAGGCAGAACACTGCGGGATGCGGACATATTTCTTCAGTGCGGACACACAGGAGGACATGAATGGCTGGATCCGGGCCATGAACCAGGCTGCGCTGATGCAGCAGAGTCACACTATAAAGAG AGAGGTGGAGAATCCAAAGAAGACTGTGCAGAAGGCTCCGCCACAGACCAGCCATGTCCACATCCACCAGAACTCATGTCAATCAGAAAGCCTTTGCAGGACAGAAAAACCTCCGTATAATAGTATCCGACCGGCCCATAGGGAGGAGGTGAGGTATGGATTAGAGATCGAAGGGAAACCCAACCACTCAGCAGCAGAGGGAAGAGCACAGAGACTCTCCCCAGACTGTGTTGATGATGGCACCCACAAGAACGGACAGCCAACCGTCATCGAAGTGGCTCTGCCACCAGAACAGAATGGAAACCTCGTCCGTCAGAGGGGCTTCGTTTCACACGTGGACACTGAGAGACATGTGCAGAGGAAGAATACGCTGGCAAAGGTGGAGAAGTGGGTCAATGTTCAAAAAGGGGACCCACTAAAGAG TGCTCCGTCTGCCGAGTACGACCTCCCTCGGGGGACTCCTCCATTAAAGCCCAAAGCCTGTACAGAGGCGGATGCGGCCTATCAGTCGTTGCCAAAGTCTCCCCGTCTCCCGCCTGGCTGCGCTTCTCCTCCAGCGTCATGCAAATTGCCGAGTGACTACAAGTACGCCCATGACCGGCTCAGCCACTTCCGCATGTCCACCGACGAGCGCATGGCCACCAAGGAGGGGATGGTGTGGCAGCTGTACGAgtggcagcagcggcagcagttCCGTCATGGCAGCCCCACCGCTCCTATCTACACCGGCCCCAACTTCACGGACTCCTCGTCTTTCAGGGTGACTGTGGAGATGCCCCGATCCAtctctgtccctccgtccccGTGTGAAGTTCCGCCGTCGGTCCCCGCCTCCTTCAAACCCCTGTCCCCTCGCCGGCCACACACTCCCTCAGACAGACGCACGATCAGGCCCTTGGATGAAGTGGCCCATGAGGACAGCACAAGATCCAGCTCTCCCGGACATATTTGTGCCCATCTTTCCCAG ACTTCCCAAATAGAGAGAAGGTCCATGCCAGCCATGGGctacatcacacacactgtcagtgCACCCAGCTTGCATGGCAAAACG GCTGATGATACTTACATACAACTGAAGAAGGACCTGGAGTATCTAGATCTGAAG GTTACTGGACGTGAAAgtttaaaaacagaaagaccAGCAAAGCCCGTGAAAATAGCAGAAAGTGATGCTGAT GTGAAATTAAGTCAATTGTGTGAACAAGACAAGATTCTACAGGAGCTGGAAGCCGGGATACGCTCTTTGAAGGAGgacaag GACAAGCTAGAGTCTGTGCTGGATGTCTCccaccagcagatggagcagTACAGAGATCAGCCGGCCCATGCTGAGAAGATTGCCTTTCAGCAGAAATTACTTCAAGAGGATGTGGTGCACATCAGGGCTGAGATATCTCAAGTGTCCACA gagATGGAGAACGCGTGGAATGAGTACAGCCGACTGGAGAGAGATGTGGACTGGCTGAAGTCGGCCCTGCAGGGACAGATGAACCGCAGCAATCTCTCTCAG CAAGATAAAGTCCAGATCAGAAAAGAGCTGTGGAGGATTGAGGATGTTATTGCAGGCCTCAGCACCAGTAAAGCCAACTACAAAGTCACTATCTCCTCTGTCACCAACCCAG AGAGGAAGTTTGTGCCTTCAGTGTCGGCGTCGTCAGTGCCTTCTGTGCCTGGGAGCCCGTCTTCTGTGGAGATGAGACTGTCTCAGCATCAGCAGCACAGCCCTCACCTCAGCCCCAGTAGCCACAGCGCCACCCTTTCCTCCGGCCCCAGCCAGCAGCCCTCCCATCCCTGGGTGGATGCAACCATCTCTAGTGGTCTTAAATGG GGTGGGGATGATGTGCCACCTAGACCTCCTCTACCTCAGCTTTACAATCCTGATGAGCATCCCCCAGCTGTGCCCCCGTTGCCCCGGGAGACAACAGTGATCAGACACACTTCTGTGCGTGGCCTAAAACGACAGTCAGATGAACGCAAAAGGGACAGAGAGGTTGGCCAGTTCACTAATGGAGACTGTAAG GTGGAGTTTAGGCCTTTCCTGAGTGATCCAGAGCTTATGGGGGCTGGAGATGGCGCCAGCCACATCAGCATAGTCACATCTGGACATGATGGTTACCAGACATTACCTAGCAGAG GAGTGGCTGGCTCCTCGCTGAGGCTAAATCAGTCCTCGGGCATCTCCTCGTATGTGACCCTCCGGAGAGCAGCCTCCGCTGTCGGCATGAAG GAGAGACCAAAAAGTGCCTTGGAGCGCCTGTACTCCGGGGActcggcgcagcagcagcagcagagggggaAGATGAGTGCTGATGAGCAGctggagaggatgaagaggcaCCAGAAGGCCCTCGTTCGCCAGCGCAAACGCACCCTGAGCCAGGGAGACCGCCACGCCTCTCCCTCGCCGCgcacttcttcctcctcctcgcgccCACTTTCCGCAGACCTGGGATCA tggaAGCGAGAGCAGGAGTTTGACCTGCAGTTGCTGGAGAGGGCTGTTCAAGGTGAGGAAGCACAGGTAGTTAGGAGCGTTCAGGGGGAGGAAACGGCTCCCGAGCACAGGGAGAGGCCTCGTTCCCGCTCTGACGAATGGCTGACCCTACGCTCCACAACACCCCCCTCCCATGAGGTTGACTTGGAGCCATTGGACTTTGACCTGGACCTTAACAAAGAG CTTGCCAAGCCTCCGAAGGTATTGATCCCAGAGCGCTACGTGGATTCAGAGCCTGAGGAGCCTCTCAGTCCGCAGGAGCTGGAGGATCGTCACCGTAAGGTGGAGCGAATCAAGAGCATCTTGGCAAAGTCCAG TGTGCAAAACCTGACACCCGGAGTGACTTTGGATAAGCCAGAGGTCGGGCTTGTGGCACTCGACTCAGCTctgcaggagcaggagaggatcATCACCATGTCCTATGCTCTCGCCTCGGAAGCTTCGCTTAAGAGCAAATTAGTCACAG TTCTACCACAGGCTAACatccccactcctcctcctcctccgcctccccctcttcctcctcttcctcctgtttcTCTGgcacctccctctcctctaAGCAACGGAATCCACTACACGTTTGTCTAA